In Mycobacterium sp. JS623, one genomic interval encodes:
- a CDS encoding PPOX class F420-dependent oxidoreductase, with amino-acid sequence MENLSDDVVAFLSEGTRTGLLGYLASDGRPLVAPVWFVVDNGELAFNTGKDTAKGRALARDPRVVMCVDDSRPPYSFVQVQGIAAVGEDPQDVLDIATRTGGRYMGAERAEEYGRRNAVPGELVVRIKPTKVLKAFNVAE; translated from the coding sequence GTGGAAAACCTCTCCGATGATGTTGTCGCATTCCTGTCCGAAGGTACTCGCACTGGATTGCTCGGATATCTCGCCTCCGACGGCCGTCCTCTCGTCGCCCCCGTTTGGTTTGTCGTCGACAACGGCGAACTGGCCTTCAACACCGGCAAGGACACCGCGAAAGGCCGTGCGCTAGCGCGCGATCCGCGCGTGGTGATGTGCGTCGACGACTCGCGGCCGCCGTACTCGTTCGTCCAAGTCCAGGGCATCGCCGCGGTCGGCGAGGACCCGCAGGACGTTCTCGACATTGCAACGCGCACCGGCGGGCGCTACATGGGTGCCGAGCGGGCCGAGGAGTATGGAAGGCGCAACGCCGTTCCCGGTGAACTCGTGGTGCGCATCAAGCCGACCAAGGTGCTCAAGGCCTTCAACGTGGCAGAGTGA